A region of the Halosolutus amylolyticus genome:
GGAGGATGACATCCCGGTTTACTTCTCGACCGACACCGGCGCCAGCGTCTACGTCAATACGACCGAGGAACACGTCGATCGCGTCGAGGAGGAAATCGCGGACTGCGGCGTCTCCACCACCGTCTGGGACGTCGGCGGCCCCGCGAAGCTGTTGGACGAGGAGAAGCACCTTTTCTGAGCCGACCTTTTGCTCTGCGTGCGGTCGCTTCGCGACCGTACTCGGCAAAACGTCGGTGAAAAGCCTCTTCCCTCTATTCCGGGCCGCTTCACGGCCCGTTGCATCGGTCGTCGGCCCGCGCTCCCATCGGTCGTCGGCCCGCGCTCCCGTCGGTCGCTCGCGGTCGGCATCGATGTGGCCGGCCTGCCCTCCCCCGGATCGCACGATCAGCCACGGGCCGTGGCTGATCGAGACTCTCGGCCGTCGGGTTCGAGTTCGTACTCCTCGAGCGATCCGAGCGCTCGAACGCACTGTCTCGACCGACCGAGAAACCGCGGCCGATCGGTCGGCTCCTCGAGTCCGTTGACTCCGACCTACTTCTCCAGCGGTCGCCACGTCCGCGGCGAGTCGTTCAGTCGCTCGCAGCCGTCCTCGGTGACGACCACCAGATCCTCGATGCGGACGCCGAACTCGCCCTCGAGATAGACGCCCGGCTCGACGCTACAGACCATTCCCGGCTCGAGTTCGCGGTCGTTCTCGCTCGTGACGTACGGCGGCTCGTGGACGTCGAGTCCGACCCCGTGGCCCGTCCGGTGGACGAACGCGTCGCCGTAGCCCCGATTTTCGAGGACCTCGCGGGCGGCGCGGTCGACCTCGCGGGCCTCCACGCCCGGTTCGACGGCTTCGACGCCGGCGTTGTGGGCCTCGAGGACGGCCTCGTGGACGTCGCGGAACTCGTCGGACGGCTCTCCGTCGAAGACGACGGTGCGGGTCTGGTCGCCGGGGTAGCCCTCGACGCAGGTGCCGAAGTCGAGGACGACGGGGTCGCCCGACTCGATCGTGCGCTCTCCGTGACGGTGGTGGGGCCGGGCCCCGTTCGGGCCGGAGCCGACGACGGTCTCGAAGGAGACGCCATCACCGCCGGCCGCGGCGAGTCGATCCTCGATTTCGGCCGCGAGCTCCCGTTCGGTCATTCCGATCGCGTCCGCGCCGAGCGCGCGAATCGCTTCGCTGACCCCGTCCGATATTCGTGCCGCCTCGCGGAGCCGGTCGAGTTCGGCCTCGTCTTTCCGGACCCGGAGGTCCTCGAGAACCTCGCTCGCGAGGCCGAACGTGGCCTCGGGGAACGTCGCCCTGAGGTCCTGGGTGAACAGGGCCCACATGCGATCGTCGACCAGCAGGCGGCCGCCCTCGAGCCCGAGTTCGTCGCCGATCGTCTCGAGGGACTCCGTCGGATCCTCGTCGTCGCCCCACGTGCGGACGTCCGTAATCGGAGACCCGTCTCTGATCTGCGCGTCGTACATCTCGGGCGCGACGAACAACTCCGTCTCGGGCGTGACGAACAGGAACAGGTGGCGTTCCATCGGCTCGTCGTCGAACCCCGAGAGGTAGTACATGTTCGAACTCGGGAAGCAGACGACGGCGTCGGCTCCCGCGTCGATCAGCGCCTCGCGGACTCGCTCGAGTCGGGTTTCGATGGCGGTGTTCTCGATCATGTGCCGTTTGTTTCTATCACTCCGACTAGTGCGTGTATACCCTACATTTCTCCCTGACTATAGTTTCGAGGTACCGTCGCTCTCCGACCCGCGTCGAGCGCTGGGAGAGTCGGCGTCGCTGGATCGCCGTCGCCGCCCAGTATATGTAACTCGAGCCACTCTGTGAACCTATGCACGTCGTCGTGCTCGGCGCGGGCTACGCCGGCCTGACGCTGACGCGCCTGCTCGAGCGAGACCTCCCTTCGGACGTCGACATCACGATCGTCGACGAGTCTCCCGACCACCTCGTCCAGCACGAACTCCACCGCGTGATCCGCCGCCCGGAACTGGCCGCCGAGATTACGGTGTCGCTGCCCGCGGCGCTCGATCGGGCGACCGTTCGCGTCGCGCGCGTCGAGGCGATCGATCGGGACGCGCGCGTGATTTCGCTGTCGGACGGCGATCTCTCGTACGACCTGGCGGCGATCTGTCTCGGCGCGCAGACCGCGTTCTACGGGCTCGAGGGCGTCCCCGAGTACGGGACGCCGCTCAAGCGACTGTCACACGCGTCCCGGATTCGCCGGCGCGCGCTCGCGGTGTGCCGGCGCGACGACGCCCGGATCGTCGTCGGCGGGGCTGGCCTGTCCGGGGTACAGGTCGCTGGCGAACTCGCGGCCCTCGCACGCGAGGAGGGCAGTACGGCGTCGGTGACGGTCCTCGAACAACTCGATCGGGTCGCGCCGGGGTTTCCGGCGAACTTCGGGCGAGCGGTGCGGCGGGCGCTCGAGGACTGTGGCGTCGAGGTTCGAACAGACGCGACCGTCATCGAAGCCGACGCGGAGCGAGTGACTCTCGAATCGGACGACGCCGTCCCCTACGACCAGTTCGTCTGGACCGGCGGGATCCGCGGACCCGACGCGCTCGCGGGCGATCGACCGACCGTGGACGGCGACCTGCGCCTCGACGAGCACATGTTCGCGCTCGGCGACGCCGCACGGGTCGTCGATGCGGACGGCGACGCCGTGCCGGCGAGCGCACAGTCGGCCGTCCGCGAGGCCCGGACCGCGGCCGAGAACATCGCTCGTCTCGTCGACGCCAGATCGTCCGAGAGCGCCCCGCTCGACCCGCACCTCGAGACGTTTTCGTTCGACTCGCCGGGCTGGCTGGTCAGCGTCGGCGACGACGCGGTCGCACAGGTCGGCCCGGCCGTCTTCACCGGCCGTCCGGCGAAGACGCTGAAGACGAGCGTCGGCGTCGGCTACCTGTCGTCGATCGGCGCCGCCCGCAACGCGGTCGACCTCGTCTCCCGGGAGTTCTCGTCGGAGTCGTCCGACTGATTCGTCCCGATCGACGGTCCGGGTGAGGACGAGACACAATAAATTAGGGATGAGACGGTCGAGCAATGATTGTGAGCGAGACGGTGGAGATTCTCCTCGGACTGCTCGTCGGCGCGGCAGTACTGGCCGTCGTCATCGGTCTCTGGTTCCTGTGACGGCCAGTTCGTTCCCGCCGATCGAGAGCGGGACCGATCGAAACGGGGACTCAATCGGGACAGGATGCAGTCGCGCCGCGTCGATCGGCCCGGACCAGACCGTTAGCCGACGTACCGCAGTCGCGATACTGCGACCGGAGAGAAGGCGTTCGAACGTGCCGATGGGATCGTCGACTGCGGACGCCGTCAGGTCCAGCGGTCGAGCCCCGTCTGGGTGACGCTCTCCTCGATCCGCTCGAATCCGCGTTCGACCTCGTCGGCGTGGACCTCCCACTCGTCGGTGACGTACTCCCGCGCCGCCGCGAGGTCGGGGTCGAGCGTCGTGTCGAACTCGTAGTCGTCGGTCACGTTCGGGTCCCGGAACAGCTGGCGGACCCGATCGCCGTACTCGATGCTCTCGCCGCGGGCCTCGAGAACGCTCCAGAGGTCGCCGTGGTCGGTGATCTCCGCGATCGCCGTCTTCGGGCCGATCCCCCTGACCCCCTCGTTGAAGTCCGTCCCGATCAGGATCGCCGCGTCGATCAACTGTTCGAGGGTGAGGTCGTGGCGATCGAGCGTCGCCTGGAGGTCCATCAGTTCGGGATCGCCCTTGCTCGTCAGCTGGCGGAGCGTCCGAGGCGCGCCGAACAGCAGGGCGTCGTAGTCCTCCGACCCGACGTAGTCGGCGTCGCCCCGCCGGGCCATGTGCGCGGCCTGGGCCTCGCCCTCGGCCGGCGCCTCGACGATCGGGACGTCGAGCAGGTCGAAGAGTTCCCGGCTGGTCTCCTGGATCGTCGACGTCAGGCGCTGGGTGCGCGATTCCAGTTGCGCGATGGCGACCTCGTCGCCCTCCTCGCGGGCAGTCTCTAGTTGCGCCTCGTAGCTCCGTCGCTGTTCGCGCCGGGACTCGATCTCGTCG
Encoded here:
- a CDS encoding M24 family metallopeptidase, whose translation is MIENTAIETRLERVREALIDAGADAVVCFPSSNMYYLSGFDDEPMERHLFLFVTPETELFVAPEMYDAQIRDGSPITDVRTWGDDEDPTESLETIGDELGLEGGRLLVDDRMWALFTQDLRATFPEATFGLASEVLEDLRVRKDEAELDRLREAARISDGVSEAIRALGADAIGMTERELAAEIEDRLAAAGGDGVSFETVVGSGPNGARPHHRHGERTIESGDPVVLDFGTCVEGYPGDQTRTVVFDGEPSDEFRDVHEAVLEAHNAGVEAVEPGVEAREVDRAAREVLENRGYGDAFVHRTGHGVGLDVHEPPYVTSENDRELEPGMVCSVEPGVYLEGEFGVRIEDLVVVTEDGCERLNDSPRTWRPLEK
- a CDS encoding NAD(P)/FAD-dependent oxidoreductase, which encodes MHVVVLGAGYAGLTLTRLLERDLPSDVDITIVDESPDHLVQHELHRVIRRPELAAEITVSLPAALDRATVRVARVEAIDRDARVISLSDGDLSYDLAAICLGAQTAFYGLEGVPEYGTPLKRLSHASRIRRRALAVCRRDDARIVVGGAGLSGVQVAGELAALAREEGSTASVTVLEQLDRVAPGFPANFGRAVRRALEDCGVEVRTDATVIEADAERVTLESDDAVPYDQFVWTGGIRGPDALAGDRPTVDGDLRLDEHMFALGDAARVVDADGDAVPASAQSAVREARTAAENIARLVDARSSESAPLDPHLETFSFDSPGWLVSVGDDAVAQVGPAVFTGRPAKTLKTSVGVGYLSSIGAARNAVDLVSREFSSESSD
- the fen gene encoding flap endonuclease-1, giving the protein MGNAALRDIAVIEEIPFDEIEGVVAVDAHNWLYRYLTTTVKWTNGDVYTTADGTEVANLVGIVQGLPKFFENDVVPVMVFDGGPSELKDDEIESRREQRRSYEAQLETAREEGDEVAIAQLESRTQRLTSTIQETSRELFDLLDVPIVEAPAEGEAQAAHMARRGDADYVGSEDYDALLFGAPRTLRQLTSKGDPELMDLQATLDRHDLTLEQLIDAAILIGTDFNEGVRGIGPKTAIAEITDHGDLWSVLEARGESIEYGDRVRQLFRDPNVTDDYEFDTTLDPDLAAAREYVTDEWEVHADEVERGFERIEESVTQTGLDRWT